The Ranitomeya variabilis isolate aRanVar5 chromosome 7, aRanVar5.hap1, whole genome shotgun sequence DNA window TTCGGCCAACATATTCACCGAACATCCTGAACCGacctgaaccttgaaaggtttgctcgtcTCTAGCTGCTGTCAGAGAGACCAACCGACGACAGTGACTGGAAGAAACCTATTTGCCGCCGGTCAGAGCTGCTTTCTTCTGTGTGACATAGTGGGAACGGCAGGGCACTTGCTGGCGGTAATgaacttactgccgatcagagccggTGATTGCTATGCTGTCAcgcagatggataatagataatagatggacacAAGGGATTCATGTTAATGGGGTCCAGGTTTGATTTTGGTTACCATTATGGTACCTTAACCAAACTTTTTTTTGGTTCGCCCATTACTAGTATCTAGGACTGTCTCCATTATGTGTTGGACAGTCTCAGTGCCTTGGTGTTTTCAAGCCTAAACATTTTGTATTGGCTTGATCAGCCATGACAAGTGCAGACTTGCACAGTAACACTGCCATGGTGCCATCTTTCACATTTTTTCTTATTCTGCCATGATTATTACAACTATGGGTGAGTCATTCTTCTAACTATACAAAAGCATGAATTTAATAACACCTTATTAATACACTGTAGCtttttatgatatatatatatatgtaagggGAGGGTGGAACTATATaaacaaagattattattattattattatgtctgaCCATCTGGCCATAAGGTCCCTCCTATCTATGGTATCTAACAAGCAAATCAGTTTGCAGAGGACTACGATGATGGAGATGTTGGCGATGTGGGGTAATGTCTATCACTAGAATTAGGCTGGACTTCAATACATTCCCTTGTTGATATGAACAATAATGGTGCTTTGTCTTGATCCATGCTTTATTGAAACCACTCATTATAACATCCCTGTTTATTCTCATGCAGCTCACCAATTGGTAAGTTTCCAAATCTGTCATCTAAAAATCATGCAGCAACATGAACATACAGAAATTCTACCAGCTGCTATACAAGACATCATGCAGCTTCAGAATAAAAACATACAAGACAAGAGAGAGCACTAACAGAAACAGAAAATTATTTTAACCTCGTAATATGAGATAATTGTACATCACAGTACGCACCGCCTCCATGCATCGTGCCGTAAAATTACATGATACTGATAACTGACATAGCAGCTGTGCTCATGCCGTCACCAACCATGGATGTGATTGACAGCTGCAGTGATCAAGGTTGGAGAAATCTCAACCTCGTCCATTAAAATCCTTACAtgctaccagggccggactggccatctggcaattctggcaaatgccagaagggcctgtctggttgtgggccgccttgtctgctacgttgttaacagaatcggtgttctcaagattcccatactgttaagaggtgtgatggagcacaaagttgctgatttCTGTCATCataagaaatattggtcttgtagaaaatcttcctttcctccatccagggtaatattagtaatatatcccatctggttcatggggacgagaCAACAAGGGCatgtgtgatttcaaatgtcaggactgaatttcagccccagtccgtacctgcatgcTACTATTTATAGGGTGCAAACAGAAGGAGGGGGTTATGCTCTAAACAAATTGTTATAGATGAAGCTTAGCAAAGAGAAAAATACAAAACTTTCACCCCCCATGTCTAATAAACAAACTGGGCTGTTATGTAAGATTACCTTTTAAGCAGCATCTATTGGGCAATGTCAGAGGACAGGCAAGGTTGCCTCTTAAGTGAGGGAGGGTGAAAGAGTATTATTTTAAGGGGGTTCTCTGAAAATGTTATAAAATAGTCACTCTTACATATTTCAAACCGCACACATCCCAGTCATGTGTCAAAACAGGTTACAGTCTGAAGAAGCTCTACTCAAGATGTGTCTCTCTGAGCAGCATTGTGAACAAACACAGCTGATCAGCTCACTGAGCCATGGAACATGGCTGGGTTCAGACAAAAAGCAATCTCCTTCCTGAGTGAGCAGTCTCCGTGTATAGCTGTCAGAAAGACTGAGAAATACAGGTGAACAGATGAGCACGGAAGAAGCTGAAGAAAATTTTCCATTCTGTTTACTTAGCTCAGTTTCTTTTTTCTCCTGTCGCAGCCCTGCTCCAAGACTGAGTGAGTAGATCAGTTATGTTTGTTTACAATGCTGCTCCTCTGACAGTTGAGACATGTGTCTGAAGTGTTGTTTCTTCAGATTGCAGCAGGTCCTGACATGTAACTAGAAAAGGCTGCAGTTTGAAATATGTGACAGCGGCCTTTTTATCACATTCCTGAAGAACCCCCTTTAATGGCAGAGCATCACAAAAGTCCCTGGGCTGTCTTCTCAGATTCCCTAATAGATATTGCCTAcaggccccaatacacattagacagCTGTTGCCTGAACAACCGTTTGACTGACAGATATCTTTACAGACTCCTTCATGCACAGGAATACTTAGGTTGGCTGAGCGCTACTGTGTTCTCTATGCAAACGCCACAGCCTGACTCCTCAGTTAATGGCTACTTTCCATCAGAACAAAAGGATAGGTCATTACTAGTAATCCATCAGGTCAGATACTTCGCTCTCCAACATGAAACTTCTGTCTCCCAACAGATTAAATTGGTGAGTTTGGAgaattatctaatgtgtatgggggatttAAAAGGGTTGATCAGTATTTTACTGATCCTTTAGAAGTTAAACAGAAAACTACACTAATTCCAGAAGTTAGCAGGTGTTTTCTTCAATGACCTGTAAGGAAAAATGTTCCTCATATAGCCACACATCTGGTATATGGTATCCTttatattttccacaaaaattgtgaaatttcttcctttacttttttccccactagTACGTAAACCACGGGATTTAGGAAACTGTTAGTGGCGGCTATGCTGGATAACAGCGGAAAAAATACAATAACTTTATACATCAGAATAAAATCCATAGTATGGGCCAACACCAAGAAGATAATCTGGGCCAAAACTAATGGAGTCCTGGTACAGAAGAAGGCCAGAACAGCTGCAATCACCACTCTGTACAGTCTAGATGATGATGGTACCTCTGATTTCCTCACTTGATGAATGATGATGATGTTGGAGGCTAGGATGACACATAACGGGATGATGCAACCGATCACTGCAAGTGGAACAACTAGACTCATCGTTGTAGATTGCATTTCTATCCACAatttgaacttttccacattttcgaAAGTCATATCGCATAATTCACGTGGAACACTCCTCCATTCCTGAGTCAGGTTTGAGTTTTGGTTAACATTTGAGTATACAATGCTAGTAATATCATTACTAAAGAGAATGCACTGAGGTTCTTCACCTGTTAATTCTTCGTTACTATAGATGATGGCTGGAATGCTGCATATGGCCGATAATACCCAGATGACTATACAAATACTGTAACCAAATTTCCTGGAAAGGAACCTCTGGTGCCATATTGGTTTAGCAACAGACAAGGTGCGATCAATGTTTAGAGCTGTGAGGATGTAAATACTGGCGTACATATTGACAAAGGTAATGAAGTTGCTGAATTTGCACATATTGGACCCGTACGGCCATCTTGCCGTTAATACAGACACAGCCTGAAGGGGGAggaacagaagaaaggagaaatctGCCACCGCCAAGTTCAGAAACCAGATTTGAGATTTGCTCTTCTTCATTAAGAATCCGGTGACGAAGATGACGAGAAGGTTGCCAGTAAATCCGATTATACAAGTGATTATGGAGAGCACAAAGCTTGAGTACTGGATAGCGGTTGGGTGGCTCATGCTCGGAGAAAGGTCCAGTAACTCTGGGACGTTGTAAATATCCCAGAACAAGTAACATACTTTTCTTTGTAAATCCTGGTTCATATGTAGTTCAAGCTCCATGGTTAGAATCTGCCAAACAGAAACAAAACATAGTCTTTACCATCTACAGTCAAAATCTAAATTATTCATCCCCCTATTCCAAATTAGTTTTATAAGCCAACTTTGCAAGTTTTCTGTTCTTTGTAATAAATCAATCAAAATAACAACAATTTTAGTCGCTCAACTCAACTAATATAACGACGTATCTTGATATTCATCACAAGTGACACTTCTACTGACAAACccagtctaaggccggggtcacacttgcaactgcaatgcgagacactcgcgcgagtctctcgcctcaatacccggcactgctgatgACGGTTcgtaggaatacatgcagctgcacactccagtcccaagtgccgggtattgaggccagagactcgctcgagtttctcccattgcagttgcaagtgtgaccccggcctaagaattaTTCTCCTCCTAAACAAAATCCCCCATAAGAGCAAAATCAGCGATTGTCTCTAGAAAACCTGAGGAGGAACTTGAGATAAAGCTAATCAAATATCCAAACTGGCTATGGTTGGTTGTGGCATCTAAttgcatgtttaaaaaaaaaaaaaaaacagttactaAAGTGGTCCAAAAAGTTGACTTGTcataaactttaaccccttcactccaagcctgttttcactttcctgatcagttcaattttttttttttcagaatcatAAAAAGGTCATGATGTGATAAAAACtagaaagcaaaaaacaaaaaaaagtacacttATTTTTCACTTACCTAGGATGCAAGTTCTTGAATAATAAAATCTGAGCAAATAGCAAATGTTCAGTATGGACAGGCCTGTGATGGAAAGGAATAATGGGCAGAATATTAGTCTAGAAAATCTCAGTACAGTTTTACACCAAGGATCACAAACAACATATGTTTTCATTTAAATAACACTGCAGCCAAGATTATGGCGTCCTCGTAAGAAAGTCAGCTTCAAAGGAAACATATTTATAGCaacaacatctatctatctatctatctatctatctatctatctatctatctatctatctatctatctatctatctatctatctatctatctatctatcatctattatctatctatctccctATCTATCTCatacctatctatttatctattatctatctagagaatagaaaagaaaaagaagcagcagaagCAGATAGCGTTCCTGGGAGCCGTGCCTCCAAGGCAATGACCAAACCTCCATATACAGACAAAAAACAAAGGCAGCACACCAGTTCAGGATGAAAAAATGTGGCTATTTCTCCTATTTTTGGCAATTAAGTACCCACATTTTTTCACTCTGAATTGATGTgctgcctttgttttttttttgtctgtattatctatctatctatgtatctatctatctatctatccattatctatctatttatctatcatctattatctatctatttatccctttatctatctatctatctatctatctatctatctatctatctatcccatatctatccatctatctatctatctatctatctatctatctatctatctatctatctatctatctatctatctatctctgtctgtctgtctgtctgtctatctatccatctatctatctattatctatctttctatctatcatctatatatatatatatatatatatatatatatatatatatatctgtctattatctatctatctataaatcacAATACAGATCTATATACCTCTAAATAGTATAGAAGAAGGTACACACACAAAGGTGGAGTCTGTAGGTCATTACTGGTAGGCACTGATATCCATCAGCCTCGAAGTCTTAGTGTGTGGCCGGTCTTCTCCGCAGTCTCCTGAGATCTCTTGGTGAGTAGAGATTGCAGAGTTATAAGGAATCCAGCCTGGAATGTCAGTCTGTAGAGTAAGAATTCACTATATTTAATGTTTTCTCTGTCCTCTCACTTCAGAGTCCTACAAATCCCTCCTTCCGGTCTTCTCCACCCGATTCTGTGAATACACAGCTGTATATGAAAATGTAAGATACATTATACAAACCATAAATATTTGATTAAGCTTAATAGAATATTACAAGTTTAAGTGAAAATTTCATAAAATAAAGTTCACTTTTCATCACCCTGCATTCACCATCTTATGCGTGATCCTATTACCAGAAGTCTCCAGGTTCCCTAGAATGGCTGATGTGTTTGGATTACTGTATGAAAACATTTGACAAATTGTCATTATCTGCCTTGGAATGCCCTATACTCACCAGGTTAAGAAAATAATTTAAACATCAGTTTTTCACGCACATGTTTTTGATGGATGGATCACACCCATTATCGTCTGTGGTGGTGTTGTCCATATGACGATGTTTTTTTCGACCCATGTGTTTGCTAAAAAATCaaagtgacctgaccatttttgATTCAGGATAAGGagaaaatggtgtgcactctggtctaATTTATGAGGTGCAGGCGGAATGGACCGTGAAAGCCCCAGAAAGTAGTAGTAGAAATTCACCGCACACACTTGTTTGTTAGTTTGCAAGCGTGTTTtcactttttattccaaaaatAATCTCAAACAGATAAAAAAGCCACAAGCAGTGAAGTGATATAGTTTGATACAACAatccaacgtttcgaccctcctgggtctaaggctggtttcacacttgcgttttgatctgcagcgtttgtacagaaaaaaacgcatgcgtttttttcccctatgtttaacattaaaaccgCATGCATTTCTTTGCGGCAAAAGaacgtattgttgtctatgtaaacgcatgcgtttttaagcacattcgtttgcttgcgttaaaaacgcatgcgtttttatagaaaaaaacaagaatacaccctgataagccaccccccaccatcaaggtgataaagggatcctatccctaaaggtaccgtcacactaaacgatatcgctagcgatccgtgacgttgcagcgtcctcgctagcgatatcgtttagtttgacacgcagcagcgatcaggatcctgctgtgatatcgctggtcgctgaataaagtccagaactttatttggtcgtccgatcgccgtgtatcgttgtgtttgacaccaaaagcaacgataccagcgatgttttacactggtaaccagggtaaacatcgggttaccaagcgcagggccgcgcttagtaacccgatgtttaccctggttaccagcgtaaaagtaaaaaaaacaaacagtacatactcacccagcgtcatacctcccccagcgtctgcttcctgacactgactgagcgccggccctaaagtgaaagtgaaagccgctgtgctgttagggccggagctcagtcagtgtcaggaagcagatgctgggggacgctgggtgagtatgtagtgtttgttttattacttttacgctggtaaccagggtaaacatctggttactaagcgcggccctgcgcttagcaacccgatgtttaccctggttacccggggacctcggcatcgttggtcgctggagagcagtctgtgtgacagctctccagcgatcaaacagcgacgctgcagcgatcggcatcgttgtcgctatcgctgcagcgtcgcttaatgtgacggtaccttaaccctaaccctaaccctaaacctaaccctaaccctaacaatatgacactgaatactctacgagttaatatttttagtactctatagcaataccgtatatcttggggtgtccacattgaacaaagctttttattagaagaatgtcctggtcaccaggtcaacatccctaTTACGGTGTCTTGCTACTGAGCCCTCATACTATTCTTGTGTGGCAATCCTCACAGTTAGGACAGGTCTCAATGATCTCCTCTGTGGTGGCAATCCTCACCCTCTCTGTAATGAGAGCTTCTTCACCCAATAGGGCTAATGTCTTCCTTCTGAGGTCAAACTTTATAAGTTGCAGTGTAGGCTGAAGCTTCTTCCATGATATTTTTTGGTCCTAATTAGTCTCTTGGAACACACCAAATGACAAGTGTTGCTCACCTCTTACGCCATAGCTTTCTATCTCGCAGACATCTTCTCCTTGACTCTTTCCCTCCCTGATTCTGAATGTCAGCTCATCTGCAAGCCTCTCCTCTCACTCGATAGTTATACAGGTTAAACAGATAcaaagaggagtgagggtcctgctcgcaagcttacaatctattagAAAATAGGGGTAGCACAAAaggtttaaaataaagagcatgccatcaatataataaatatggGCATTcaaataaagctgcatgaaccagtcatcagtagtgttgagcattctgataccgcaagtatcgggtatcggccgatacttgcgggtatcggaattccgataccgagatccgatacttttgtggtatcgggaatcggtatcgggattaatattaatgtgtaaaataaagaattaaaataaaaaatagggatatactcacctctctggcggctcctggactttaccgccgtaaccaggagccgttgttgtacctaagaatgcgcgcttgaagggccttagatgaggtcactgcgctctgattggtctgtagcggttgcgtgaccgctacgcgaccaatcacaaagcagtgacttcatgtaaggtctttcaagcgcttgaaataccttagaagacgtcactgctttgtgattggtcgcgtagcggtcacgcgaccgctacgcgaccaatcagaagctgcagacgtcttctaaggtatttcaagcgcttgaaagaccttaggtgacgtcactgctttgtgattggtcgcgtagcggtcacacgaccgctatggaccaatcagagcgcagtgacctcatctaaggcccttcaagcacgcattcttaggtacaacggctcccggttacggcggtaaagtccaggctgcgtcggagggtgagtatatccctattttttattttaattctttattttacacattgatatggatcccagggcctgaaggagagtttcctctccttcagaccctgggaaccatcagggataccgtccgatacttggtgtcccattgacttgtattggtatcgggtatcggtatcggatttgatccgatactttgccggtatcggccgatactttccgataccgatactttcaagtatcggacggtatcgctcaacactagtcatcagacaCAAAGTTCTACTGAGTGTGTGGACGGCAGAACAGGAGACAGTTAGTTAGATTAATTAAGTGATAGACCAGTCTAATGAAATGTTTAGAGCTCCCTTGAAACTGGAGATACTAGAAGTTAATTggattgtctggggtagtgcattccagaaaactggtgcagcatgagagaagtcatgGAAgctggagtgggaggtatggattatatTGGAATTTAGTAATGAAACTTAACCTAACATGTCCAGAACAGCTATCTGTCTACAGATACAGGGTTCATTCAATAGTTTATCTAAATAGCGCAAAAAATCATTTTAGGCTGAATAATGGAGCAGTGGCTAAAAGGAGAATattaagttatattctccctgcagctactCGCTTCCAGTCATTGAAGCAGCTCAGGGCACTGTAATCACTCCCCGACACTTTAGTTGACAGCCCATTCTGCAGcttatgtgtgcagtgtgtgtacagaACAACCTGTCAATTAAAACACCGGATAATGAATACTGTCAGCTGCATAGTACAGTGATTGGTGACTGCAATCACTCCCTGCATCGCAATGGCGGACACAGATGGAAGAGGGCACCTGTGCAGAAAACAGTATTTGGGCCCCTTTTTGTCTCTGGGACAGAAGCTGCCTGCTGAATTTGAAGGTAGAATTGGACCCCCTTTGCACTTGAGCCAATGATATGTTTGCTGCACCGCTCCCATGACTGTAAACATATTTTCGCCTTGTCTTGCGGAAGTTTTCAAagtgtttttcttatttttttccattcatttAAATGGATAAATAACACAGCCAATACTCAGAAACAATTGACATTcggtaaaaaaaaatcactgcaatggttcaaatctgcaaaaaaaaaataatatgcagCATGTACATGAGACTTTGATAATCTCCTTCACTTTTACTGTAAAAAGATGCATTTTTTTCAACTGAAAATAGCAAGGCAAAAATGCAACGTCTTAAATAAGTAAGCATCATGGAAAAATGagcataaaatgttaaaaaatacccTACAAATGA harbors:
- the LOC143784821 gene encoding chemerin-like receptor 1 is translated as MELELHMNQDLQRKVCYLFWDIYNVPELLDLSPSMSHPTAIQYSSFVLSIITCIIGFTGNLLVIFVTGFLMKKSKSQIWFLNLAVADFSFLLFLPLQAVSVLTARWPYGSNMCKFSNFITFVNMYASIYILTALNIDRTLSVAKPIWHQRFLSRKFGYSICIVIWVLSAICSIPAIIYSNEELTGEEPQCILFSNDITSIVYSNVNQNSNLTQEWRSVPRELCDMTFENVEKFKLWIEMQSTTMSLVVPLAVIGCIIPLCVILASNIIIIHQVRKSEVPSSSRLYRVVIAAVLAFFCTRTPLVLAQIIFLVLAHTMDFILMYKVIVFFPLLSSIAATNSFLNPVVYVLVGKKVKEEISQFLWKI